GGCAGCATTAACAGTTGTAAGATATGGCTGCAGATAGGTTGGTGGCATGCCCACGGCAAGTGAGGTGTCAGTACCATGGGCTTGTGACAGGGGTTGTGCAATTCTTGAAAGCTGGCAGGGTAAAGAATATCAAGTAGCATGGTATTACTGCTCCTACATTGCATTGGTGGGTGACACTGACAGCAAGATGACTTGCCTGTCAAATCTTCGGCTTTGATGGCCAGGACTGGCCTGCACATCACCTAAACTGTGTTGACATGCTTAATAAGTGGCACCTGCTCTTTTTTGGGGCAGGACTTCATTGCGCCGCAAATAACTTAATCAGTAATCAGGATCAAATTGCAGGATAAACTGAAGGGCAAGGCTTTAATGGCCCTGTGTTTCCCAATGGTGCTTTGTTGGTGTAGCATGATACTATGCAGCATGTGTGAACTGGAGGATGGTTTTGACTAACCTGTATCCACAACAGCGCTACATTGCAGTAGCAGTATCCTATGGGTCATCTGGTGAATAAAAATTCAGCAGGTGATTGAgactaccgtatttccacgcatataacccgcgggtaatgtgcgtttttacctaccccgcatgcctccgcggggtataaacgtgggcgggttatccagaaaaaattttacatgCTGCCAGCAATCACTCTCACAAATTGTCAGCATACATCAAGCTGCCGGTACAGCAAGCAAAGGGCGTGCAGGAGATAAATCTTGTGGGGCTTGGAAGCCTCTTTCCTAGTGAGCTGGCTCTCTCCACGTCAGCATAAGCAACTCAGTCACACGGTGAGTTCTGGGGGTAGGATTTGCACCCGGGGAATCCACgtaaaaatacaaaagaaaacctaatgaaagaaaaagagagggaatGTAAATGGCATGGGCTGAGTCTCGACTTTGTTCACCCGCCGATTCCACGCGTCGCACTCACACTTCGTGTTCCTCCGCTCCCCATTGCCATAGCAAGCCCGGAAAGTGTCACAGCCCTCAAGCTTTGCTTCCTGTGCCGCCTTCACACTCTtctcgggaggcgaggtctgacCACGAGAGCCGGGGCCGGGCCTTCTCACAACACATCACGCACGACTTAGGAGAGGAAAAGCGGCAAAGGCGCCGCTGAGCTTTGGCGAGTGCTGGCACCCGGCTTTGCTCCCCTTACTCTACGCTTTGCTTCCTGTGCCGCCTTCACACTCTtctcgggaggcgaggtctgacCACGAGAGCCGGGGCCGGGCCTTCTCACAACACATCACGCACGACTTAGGAGAGGAAAAGCGGCAAAGGCGCCGCTGAGCTTTGGCGAGTGCTGGCACCCGGCTTTGCTCCCCTTACTCTACGCTGCCGGCCCTCTGCCTGAAGAGAGAGGGATTCAGCATAACAGCGCTGACCTCGTCCCTGCAGGGTCTAAGGTGCCATTCAACAACACAGGTTCTCCCAGCCCTTGCTCTTACCACTCAGCGGTGGTAAGAGCAAGGGCTGGGAGAACGGCAGCGGAAAGCCCTTCAGCCGGGTTACAAACAAAtgagcatttttaaagctgccttgCTATTGGTTAGTGCCTGTGGGGCGATCGGTATGGCTTCGTCgttgcgggttatatgaggaggcggggtatattaaaactttcttacataaatcttgaaaacctgcgggttatgtgtgtgggcgggttatatacgtgggcgggttattgtcgtggaaatacggtatattagtaattgatagggatgtgaatcgggtgcccgatcgtttgcgcttttgggttcgtgtggccacgggaaaatctcgttttcctgtggatcagcattcttttttttgtgaaaaatgattttttgatgAAAATTAGGGAGAAATGCGATCGTTTACTGTTTTCAATGATGTATGACGAATTAATAAATTCatcataaaaatgattcacatccctactaattgatgtttttgtatttgaatgaatgttaggaattgtttaGTAATTGAATTGCATGCAATTGACCCTTGCTGCAGCTGTATCCATCCAATGGATTGACAGAGTTTTCTATTACAAATACGACCAGAAAGTTGGGGCAGGGGTTAATTATAGGTATGCTAGAGGAGGCATTTGCACCTGAGACAGTTGAGTCTCATTGCCTTGTGCAAGTTTGCTTACATACTTTTCATTCTtattataatttaaaataattgctTCTATCTTTGTTCATAGCAAGCACAGCAAAAATCAGTAAAGAATATTAAAAGCTAAATTGAGCAATATTGGACAGAGAGAGACAATAAAAATCCTTTGACTTCATCACTAAAACAATATAGCTTCTCAGaactttattaaaaattaaaacactGTTGGTCATCAGTCCAGTGGTCTGTGATTAGCATTCTGTACTGAGGAGTGCAAGACTTACATTTGATTCCTTGGGCTAACTACCAAAGTCATAATCATATCTTCATATAAAGCACTGAATCTAGTATTTCTCTTATAGTGACACTAATGAAGGTAGCTCGCAAAAGAGCTGCATCCAGATTTCCAGCTTCAGGAGATCATATCATTATTAAACCTATATATATGAGAGAATATGGAAGATAACACTGAATATACTGAGGATTGATTTTTGTTGTAAAAAAAGAGCCACAATTGTAGATGAATGAAGAGAGGTAAGTATTGCCTGCTCCTGTATAAGAGTTGGAGAGAAAGAAGTAAAGACATTTATCTCACAGGGAATAATAAAGAGTATAAAATCTAATCAGTTATTTGCTCCTGTTAAAGTGAACCAACGCTAACACCCGGGAACGGATCTGTTTCGTTCTCACACCATAGACTATGGGATTGAACATGGGAGGCACAAGGAGGTAAAGATTGGACACAATTACATGAACATAAAGAGGAATACTGTGACCAGAACTATGCGGTAAAAATGTAAATAGAGCAAGGATGTAAAAGATTAGAATGACACAAATGTGGGATCCGCAGGTGCTGAAGGCTTTCAGGCGTGCAGCCCAGGTTGGAAGTCTGAAGATCACCCTCAGAATCATGACATAAGACAAGACAATAAATATCACATCAAACCCCACAACCAAATTGGCAACAGTCTGTCCATACACAGTGTTGATAAATGTGTCTGCACAGGCGAGTTTGGCCACTATTCCATGCCCACAGTAGGAAAACATGATAACCTTATTGGAACAGAATGGAAGCCTGATCAGAAGAAAGCAAAATGGTATAGAAAATAGCACACCTCTAATTAATATCAGCAGTCCTATCCTTATTACGACTGGATTGGATAGGATAACTGAGTGTCTTAATGGGTTGCAGATTGCCACATAGCGATCAATGGCCATAGCCAAGATAACCCCTGATTCTATGAAGGAGAAACAGTGGACAAAAAACAGCTGGATCAGGCAGGCATCAAAATAAATTTCATTGGAGTGGAACCAGAATATGGCCAGCATTTTAGGTGATATGGAAGTAGTTAAAACCAGATCAGTAACAGCCAGCATGGAAAGGAAGTAATACATGGGCTCATGAAGGCTCCTCTCAGTTTTTATAATGTACAGAATAATGCAATTTCCAATACAAGCCATGATGTACATCCCACAGAATGGGATAGAGATCCAGATGTCTGCAGCTTCCAGCCCTGGGATTCCGATGAGGATAAATGTTGATGAGTGGTTGTGACTGCTATTCATAGAGGACATGATGTCCAGCTGCCTTCAGAATGCTATGTGGTATCAGTTCACTTTTGTCCCCTGGAAACAAGAAATATGTGacaaagataaaaaatatttGTACTCAAAAAACTGTGTTTATATGATGTATCAACAagcagaaattaaataaacatcaTACCTATAAGCTGAAAAAGTTTCATGCCATATACTTTATCGGGTGAATGTGGATACCTCATATATCAAATGAGCTTCTTTGTATTTAAGAAGAATGCTCACAAACAGGTATTTGTAGCTTTAGGGCTGCTTCTTTCCAGTCTATTGCGAAACTCTGAGACTGGGTAACCTTCATTTAATCATTGGTAACcacattcatttttttcaaattttttctttcattattagTAATTTTTACAGAGACGAGACACTTATCATTGTGTAGCATTGCGTTGTTTGGACAGCATTTGACAACACCGGCCTGACCCGACACGGTACGTGTTTCATGGGCTTCGTCAGGGGTGGTAAAAGTTTTGCGGTATCtacaatataaagaaagaaagttATACTTAACTTCTTAAGTAGTTGTATGTCAACATGCGTCATTGTTCACGATTTCATACGTTCTTTGAGACTGTCCCGCCGTGTGCTCTGCTGCTCGGTCTCAGCTTTAACtaaagcaggatccgccattgcTTGAGCAGGGCTTTTTCAAGTAATCAGTAGATTCTAGACAGGCCAATATAAAAAGAGAGGAGGTGGCCCTGAACACCAATATGACATTAAAGCAGAGAGGACCATTCAACGCTGTCATTTAAGCCAGCTGGAGTTTCTGATGCGAGAGTGAAAATCCACCACTGCTCGCGATAATTGAGATGATAGCTAATGTCTCCACCATGATCACTCCTGGATATTTTTTCCAAGATAGTCCATTTGAGTTGATCAAATGTATGATGAGCCTGAAGGTAATGCTTGTCTATTGGAGCCTCTGTTGCCATTGTTAAGATGACTTCTGTGTTCCCATAAGCGGATTTTAATCTGTCTGCTAGTGCAGCCAACATACAACAATGGGCAAGGACATTGGAGCAAATACACCACTTGTGTGGATTCATAGGTGGTGTTATGATTTTGTTTGTAGATTTTCTTCGTGATGGGATGATGCCACTCAGTACCTTCAATAGTAGTGATGCACATACCGCATTTGCTGCACTGCCTATGTACACCATTAAACAAGGGAAATTCGGTCCGCGGCAAAGATGCACGGACTACATGATCGCAAATATTTTTACTTCTTTGATAGGCAATAAGCGGGGTTTCCACAAATGAAGGATGAAGCTGTAAGACTTGCCAATGTTTCTTGATGCTTTGTGCGATCAAATATGATTTATCAGTATGTTGTAGGATGCAGATGTTAGTTGTCACAGGTGGCTTCGATTGATACTGTAACAATGCATTACGAGGTGAGTAATAGGCACGTTTATAGGCTTTGTACACGACAGAGTAGGGATAGCCTCGATCAAAAAATCTCCTTGCTAGTAGttgtgcttgaattttaaatTCCTGGTCAGTGGAACAAAGTCGACGAATTCTAAAAAAATTGGCTGACGGGGAGGCCATTTTTAAAGGCCCATGGATGAAAACTGTTGTACTGTAAAAGGTTGTTTCTATTGATAGGTTTACGATGAACTGTGGTTTGCAAATTTGTTCCTTGTTTGAAGATCAATATATCTAAAAGCACTATTTGCTCACTGCTAGCTTGAACAGTGAATTTTAAATCGGGGTCCAAATTGTTGATCCATGTTGAAAATGAGTCCAGAACTGATGCTTCAGCtgtccaaaaaaacaataaatcatcTATATACCGAACCCAGAAGGGGATGTGAGTGAACCATGTGGATGAATAGATAAATTGGCGTTCAAACCGATCCATAACCAAATTGGCAATGGATGGGGCTGCAGATGACCCCATCGCAATGCCGTGGATTTGCAAGTAGAAATGGCCATCAAATTGAAAGTAGTTACATTGTAAAACCAATTGTGCAAGCTCAAATACAAAACTGATGGGGATCCTTCCACCTTCTAATTTGTCCTTTAAGCACTCTTCTATGGTGCATAACACTGTGGTTTGAGACACATTGGTATAAAGGGATATGACATCCATTGTAACCAATAAAGTAGAGGATGTTGgcaaaacttttccttctaatttcTTCAAGACCTATGTGGTATCTTGTATAAAAGAATACATTTGTTTGACATGTGGTTGCAAAAAGGTATAAAAAAATATAGCCATTGGTAGAAATGATGGGACGAAGTGGAGAATTGTTTAATGTCTTATGGACTTTAGGTACACCAAAAAGCATTGGAATGCGGGGATAGTCAACATGTAAGGATCGCCGTTCTTTGCGTGTTAAAAATGGTGACGCCTTTTCATCCAATAACTCTTCAGTGGTGTGCTAGAGGTCTGCCGTAGGATCCTGGAATAATGGACAATAGTATTTAGTGTCTAGAACTTGTGTACTAAGGGATTATATATATTGTTCCCGATCTTGCACTACTGCACTGCTACCCTTGTCGGCAGGCTTAATGACAATGCTTTGGTTATGTGATAAAGTTTGCAAGGCTGATCTGGATTGTGATGATAGATTCACATAAGGACTGTTGGAATTTTTCAAAATCAGCAATATCCTTGAGAAGCAAAGCACAAAACGTGCTGATATTAGGATCCATCGGTCTAGGTGGAGTCCATTTAGGCTTGGGTCGCACAACCGATAAAGTGACTGTAGGAATTGTGTTCACATCACAATATAATTTAACTTGAAGTTTGCGAATGAATTGGGCTATTGAAATTCCGCACTGAAATGGGTCGTGGTGCTTAAACGGGACAAAAGATAATCCTAAATGTAATACTTCCTCCTGGGACTGGGatatcatctgttttgaaatgttcaCAACGGCAGATCGTGGCGGGTACATGATCGCGTCTGTGGGCCTTCCCACTGGGAGTGGGCCTGCGTCACTAGATCAGTGCGGTTTGATTTGCGGGATTGCCATCTGTTGCATCTGCCATGGCCTAAAAAAGGCTGGTTGTAAGAACCACGTCTAGGGTTTCTGTTAAATTCCCCCTCATCAGAGTCATTAGACCTGCTTCCATCAGAGTCTGCAAAAGTGACGTGGTGGCCAGTTTTGGGATCATCAGTGTTGAGTGTTGCAtgagggtgttttagtgtgcccttgggcctcagcccgggcccagaccttcagggctgaGCTGAGGGTTGACAGGTGGGCTCCGCAAGGctaacgggctgaccctctgccaggccggcaagctcccaaggccaacatccaaagatgttggaagttgaatggtcctccgaccattacgagccctttcggacctgccgcttgatcggcattggagcagcaggcctggcctgaggttgagggcagatggaccttgacacgaagacatgacagcaggatcgatgcaacggcatcgtggacgaagacatgacaccaaagctgatgcgaagacatcacggaccagtgatCGATTCAActgcatcccggaccagggtcgatgcgacaacATCAGGagcaagacatgataccaagagtgatgcaacggcatccaggacaagacgaggaactgacgaagtccaaatgagacgagaagctgggcggaaggacattagcactgtctctcagggcaccctactcaggccacccgcaggactgagtcgcggaccaccctgtcccactgcacgccctacacagcccgaggagactggtcacggaccacgctgggaatGGGACGAGCGTAGGTAAGGATCCAGtcaaagcagaactccaacgacggagccggtgtcgtccgaagctccatccacagctggcaggacatgatggctcaggagcacaggacacttatccacctgtaggctagtccacgctcgggcacacatcatccgagggacccccggcctgaCAGGTACCGGAAGCCtcaagagcgctgaagaggaAGATGCAGGAACATGAtatcaaggaaccaggaacaacaggaacagaagatcaagacaagacaccaggacacctggacggggacctcaggcatgaagacatggcatgacatgACGAGAAGAGAtgaagaactccatggagaagatgaaaaagacctgatggagctctggcaggcaggagcctccagagtgaagcaactccgatgcaaggcacaGACAGACTGACAGAgtagccctttatagggctaaggcAGGAAGTTCACTTAAACGTGggaccagcacacttcctgtggctggccctttaaaacttGAAGAGAGGCACGTGCCGGCGCCTAAGAAGAGGAAacaggggctgtgcaggaccatggccagtggCCTGCACAGCGTTTGTGCATCAGATGCAGGCAGGGCCTGATGAGCAGACCCTGacatcggcagcggctccagccgctgcggggagccccgggggcagctccagccgccggatggcaccggggcttgcggcctagcgccgcgaagatggagGAAGCGTCGGAGGCGGTCACAGCCCCGAAGGAGATGCAaaaggccgcggctccgaccgcgAAGCAAAGGGAACTCCAAGGCGACCTCCGGGCCACATGGACAGCAACAGAACGCGGCTCCAGGCGCGCCGAAGGCCCGATGGCAGCGTCCTGCCACGTCGGGTGAAGACAGCAGCAAcagggtgagtgcctgctcgcaggGAAGCCCGCGGGCAGTGCAGTTCATAACATTGAGCCACCGATATACATTATTTGTGGCATAGTCGCCTTcatccttttttaattttttgattttcatttgtttaattgaTGCCTTGAACTCCTctaatttgtttttatgtttgtcaATAATATGTTGAAGGTATTCTGGTGAAAAATCATTGGTGATCCGCTCCTGAAGGGTTGATATTTGTTCAGTGGTTTCTGTAATTAACATTTTGGTACGCTCTACGATCAGAACCATTAGGTGGATTGAACATTTGTTAAGGATTGATATCCATTTAGCAACAAAAGTTTCATCCTCTTGAAATAACAGTGGGGATTTGTTCATCCGTAAACCTCGTGGAATTATTTGCTGTCGTAGATATTGGACTAAAGTGGCTGAGTGAAGTTCAGACCTTATTAGCTTTTTCTGAAGGTCGGTGTAGTCTGTTTCCAAGTCTGTTTTTGAGGGGATGACCTCATCTGTTAATAGGGATTGACTCTGTAGTAAATTGGACACGTAGTCTGCCGAATAACTGAATGTTTCTTTAAGTTTGACTGGATCCATGATACAGTAATACTTGACACTATTTGTACTAAAAAAAACTGTGTTTATATCCCTACTCTGTAGTGTACAAAGCCTATAAACGTGCCTATTATTCACCTCGTAACGCATTGTTACAGTATCAATCGAAGCCACCTGTGACAGCTAACATCTGCGTCCTACAACATACTGATAAATCATATTTGATCGCACAAAACATCAAGAAACATTGGCACGTCTTACAGCTTCATCCTTCATGTGTGGAAACCCCGCTTATTGCCTATCAAAGAAGTAAAAATATTTGCGATCATGTAGTCCGTGCATCTTTGTCGCGGACTGAATTTCCCTTGTTTAATGGTGTGCATAGGCAGTGCGGCAAATGCGGTATGTGCATCACTACCATTGAAGGTACTGAGTGGCATCATCCCATCAcgaagaaaatctacaaaaaaaatcataacaCCACCTGTGAATCCACACAAGTGGTGTATTTGCTCCAATGTCCTTGCCCATTGTTGTATGTTGGCCGTACTAGCAGAGAGATTAAAATCCACTTACGGGAACACAGAAGTCATCTTAACACTGGCAACATAGAGGCTTCAATAGTCAAGCATTGCCTTCAGGCCCATCATACATTTGATCAACTCAAATGGactattttggaaaaaatatcCAGGAGTGATCGCGGTGGAGACATTAGCTGTCATCTCAATTATCGCGAGCAGTGGTGGATTTTCACTCTCTCGTCAAAAAATCCATCTGGCTTAAATGACAGCGTAGAATGGTCCTCTCTGCTCTAATGTCTTATTGGTATTCAGggctagaggtgtgcatccattttccacgtatttgtaatccgcaacttattttttgctatctgttaaatacatggggaggtGAAACTcattgcgactccccacgtattaaacagatttctgtttaattcggcctaaataaaaatttaaacccccccatcctcctgacccccccaagactcaccaaaactccctggtggtccagcggtggggtccggtaactcactcagaccctccgtgctagtttcatcatggcgccgatggcctttgtcacaggggctaccggtgccattggtcagcccctgtcacatggccatcagcgccatcttgtgctcctaccatgtgacaggggctgaccaatggcaccggtagcccctgtgacatattatggacaaaggctatcggcgccattttgagtcctggcgtcggacggcaggtcgctccgggaccccagttgaacccacagggacttttggccagcttggggggacctcctgacccccacaagacttgccaaaagtccagcgggggtccgggagcgacctcctttcactccggccgtccgatcccaatactcaaaatggcgcctttCGCCGctattttgagactcaaaatcgctgtcccgccaatactcaaaatggcgccgatcgcctttgccctcactatgatgacgatcggcgccattttgagactcaaaatcgccgtcccgccaatactcaaaatggcgccgatcgccgtcatagtgagggcaaaggcgatcggcgccattttgagtactggcgggacggcgattttgagtctcaaaatggcgccgatcgcctttgccctcactatgatggcgatcggcgccattttgagtattggcgggatggcgattttgagtctcaaaatggcgccgattgcctttgccctcactatgatggcgatcggcaccattttgagtattgggatcggacggccggcgtgaaaggaggtcgctcccggacccccgctggacttttggcaagtcttgtggggttcaggaggccccccccaagctggccaaaagtccccttgggtccaatgggggtcccggagcgacctgccgtccgacgccaggactcagaatggtgccgatagcctttgcccatactatgtcacaggggcttccggtgccattggtcagcccctgtcacatggtaggagcacaagatggcaccaatggccatgtgacaggggctgaccaatggcaccggtagcccctgtgacaaaggctatcggcgccatgatgaaactagcaccgagggtctgagtgagttcccggaccccaccgctggaccaccagggagttttggtaagtcttgggggggtcaggagggtggggggttgtagttaatttagtactaacgtatttacagatcgacaacttgttgaattctccatacttccgcatgaaacggaattgaccccccacgaatacggatcacgtacgcaacgaaaactttttgcctgcacatccctattaagggCCATCTCCTCTCTTTTTCTATTGGCCTGTCTAGAATCTACTGATTACTTGAAAAAGCCCTGCTCAACTAAACTTTAACTAAACTCAACTAAGCTTTAACTAACTGCTTTAACTGCTTTAGTTAAAGCTGAGACTGAGCAGCAGAGCACACGGCGGGACAGTCTCAAAGAACGTATGAAATCGTGAACAATGACGCATGTTGACATGCAACTACTTAAGAAGTTAAGTATaactttctttctttatattATAGACACCGCAAAAGTTTTACTACCCCTGACGAAGCCCACGAAACACGTATCGTGTCGGGTCGGGCCGGAGTTGTCAAATGCTGTCCAAACAACGCAATGCTACGCAATAAGTGTCTCGTCTCTGTAAAAATTActaataatgaaagaaaaaaattgaaaaaaaatgaatgtggttaccaatgattaaaagaaggTTACCCAGTCTCAGAGTTTTGCAATAGACTGG
This sequence is a window from Rhinatrema bivittatum chromosome 5, aRhiBiv1.1, whole genome shotgun sequence. Protein-coding genes within it:
- the LOC115091667 gene encoding olfactory receptor 52R1-like, whose translation is MSSMNSSHNHSSTFILIGIPGLEAADIWISIPFCGMYIMACIGNCIILYIIKTERSLHEPMYYFLSMLAVTDLVLTTSISPKMLAIFWFHSNEIYFDACLIQLFFVHCFSFIESGVILAMAIDRYVAICNPLRHSVILSNPVVIRIGLLILIRGVLFSIPFCFLLIRLPFCSNKVIMFSYCGHGIVAKLACADTFINTVYGQTVANLVVGFDVIFIVLSYVMILRVIFRLPTWAARLKAFSTCGSHICVILIFYILALFTFLPHSSGHSIPLYVHVIVSNLYLLVPPMFNPIVYGVRTKQIRSRVLALVHFNRSK